ACTTTTGGCGGAACTTCAAAAGTATCATTAGCTGATATTACTAGATTTCCTCTGAGCCATGAAAACATGTCTGAACCTGCCAATAAACTCGACCTTGGATGAGGACCATATCCATAATCTAGAGCATGATTTACGGCTTTCACAAAATTATCCTCATTCATTGATTTACAATCCGATGATTCCTTTGGGTTCATAGTCCAGACAATATTGCTAAAATTATCACCCATTGGCAGAAGTGCAATTGGACCTGCTGGTAGAAAACGTTGCCATGCACACTGATTTTCTACACAATGTTCTACGGTGCAAATGACTGCATTCTGTGAGTAGTTCCACCCAGTTGTTTTAAACCCTGATAACTGTCTAACTTGTGACTTGGCACCATCAGCTCCTACCTGTTTATAATTATCAGTGATGCATTTTCTAGTGGCTCTCATTTATAATAGAATTTCtagactctttttttttttaataaaaaatttctagaCTATGTCACTTGCATGTTATCTAAAAGGGGTACCACACTCCCTCAgcacaaaaatttaattaccACCAACTTTGCATATAGGCTGCTGCCATCGCTCAGTTCCAGCTTTGCTAAACGCCCCTTAACATATAATGCTTCTGTTGATGATGAGCTGTCCACTGTAGACAAAGAGCTTGGATGCAGAGACATCGAAGTTAACCGAGAAGGGTAGATTGTCTTTTGGAAATCAGTATCCTGTAGGATTGAAGACTTTGTTTCACAAATTGCAAGCAATAAAAAGGAAAACACCTTTATGGTATGCAGAGTTATGGTTCAGTGTTTTGATGCATCAGCAAGAAAACTAGGATTTCTGTATCCATCAACTGTTCATCAGAAGATAACATGAAACACAAGGGAATCAAGACATTCAGTAACTCCCATAGATTATTATGTGGCTCAGAAAGACTTACAAAGGTGGTTTTTAGATAGAATTCATAAATCAAGGATATGACTTTCAGGTTTGCTCGCTTGATACAAATATATTACACTCCGGATGAGCAATATGAGAGCAAAAGAGTTATAAGGCAAGAATCCAAGGAAAAAGAGGTTCAGGAAAAGCACAACTACTTGTCACACAGATCTATGAAACTTCACATATTTGAAGTTCGACGAGATCTTACACATACATGTAAGCAGATAATAACATATTTAGTATTTGTTTTGGTCCAATGATTGGGTTGCACCACTGGAAGGTAGTATTCCCCTCTCCCTTCAATTCCTACACTATCCtttattttataatgtttaCTTATTAAGCATAATTAAAATAGCATTACCAAACAATAATTCTGTAAGAAAAAGAATGGAAAAATTCCTTATAAAGAAAACcacaaagaaaatataatatagACTATAGATAGCAATAAGCAGACATTAGGAGCAGAGGAAAACTCGAAAATGGATATAATATATGCAAAAGACAACATATTCTTCCACCAACACTAAGAGTTTCATCAAGTATAATGAAACGGTTTAATAAAGTAGAATACCTCAACACATGAGAATAGTGAACCATGAAGCACTTTATTCTCCACTACACAACTGGATCACAAGTATAAATTAGCATCATCAACCATAAGTGACCAAAGCATTATGCAATGATATTTTATTACCTCCCCAATTCTGTTCTTACCCCAAAACATCTTTATTTACATCTCTCGCATTGTACTTTGTGTATCCTAAGCCAGTGTAGTCCCAAacctataaaaaataattagttacaAGAGAGCAACTAAACTTTACTTTGAGACTTGATTGGTACTCTTATTTGAAGATGAAGGACATTGTGCAAAAATAATGTGATATGCAGCTTTCTGGCGCAGACTTCATgcaatagaataaaattaattcaaacacataataaaattaagcaAATATATATCACCTGCattttatcaaaatatgcaTGCCGATGCTGTTGAACATATTGCCAAGCACCAATATCTGCAAAAGCATCATTGAGGCacaaaaaatatatcaattgtCAGCTTCCCGTCAATGTCAATTTGGTCATGCTTGATGAGGACATTATTGCAGCCAGGAGAGGATCCATAAAATTTAACCAGTGAGGGTAGCATGTGTTAAATTATATACGTAAGTATATATAAGTAGAGACACTATACATGCGTATGATGGAGTCAAAAAGTTGGAAATTCAACCATCTATAGAATATAAAAAAGTCCAATatgctttattatttttatatctaaCTGTATTTCAATGCATGTATATGTTACATAATAAGCCGTTAATTGTTTTTTCTAATCAATTATTTTGAACTTCACATGAGAATGAATTTAATAGTAATGCATAGAGAGATAAGTAAGAAAATACGTTAAGGTCCTGCGAAATGGATCTAGTTATGGGTCTGTGGGCTGAGGAATTAGGTGTAAGGGAAGGATGAGAAGGTGTTTTCCTTTTGCGACCTATGGTGAAATTCTAATCAAATTCATTAGAGAGAACTGGACCTCTTGAGTTGAGTACTCAAAAACTTTTGGAAATTTTCTGATGTCACTTTATTTAACTTACTGTCCCTGAATACAAATGAAGATGTAACCATCTCCTACAAACAAGGAAATAGGGAAATCATGGAGGATAACCCTCCTACAACTTAGGAatgaaaatatttgaaaaattgaATGCAAAGCATAAACTGAACCCACTAAAACATGACAACAACAATTAAGGAATCCACTAAAGCACTACAGCATCCACTAAAAAAAACTATCTTGACTTAGTGCTTGATGCTTCTTCTTTTTACCATGACTGAACCGTTGGTACTGTTGCAAGGGCTtgctaaaaaaataactaatatgTAATAAATATAAAGGTGCTATAATAtgcatagatttttttttatggttgAAGGATGAGAAATGTTACCAATGAGATCTGAAAAATAATGTATAttataatgaataaattaatctaaCCTAGtggtatttttatttgttttctgaTTTTTAGTAGCATTCTAACTAAGATTAAGGTAATGATTTGTGTTTAGTTTaactataataaataaataattttaaaaattaagtaaaatttggggaaaattaataaatttagtggGCCAACATCGATAATACCTTACTATATAAAGGATTTTCAAGGAAGCAATGGAGATTAAGTGAATTATgcagaaaaaattaataaatttagtagGCCAATATCAAAAATACCCCAACTATATAAAGGATTTGCAAGGGGTGCCCCCATTGCTGTCATGGCAAATCTGCCAGTGTTTACAGCACATAGAAATCAAGAAGGGTAGGACATCAGAACAGTCATAAGAGTTTCCTAAAAATACATCTGGAAATTTCAGTCAACGATAAAAATTTTATGACTTTATGGTAACAATAGTTGTTAAGCAAAGTTTAAATAAGTTCAAACCAAAAGCTCAATCAGATAAAATCAAACCTCAACTGTGAATTATAATACAATTGGAGCAATGACAATATGATATACTGCTGCAGTCAGCAAAAAACAGGTACAGAATGAACAATGCAAATTCAATACCTTTGAAAAGAGATATAGTTGCTGGTGTGACTGTACTGACCCTTGTATCAGGTGGTTCCTCTTTCTTGATGCTTACTTTACTCCCTAAAGCAGGATTACTGTCAATGATCGCAACCTTCAAATGCTTTGTCAATGGTGCGGTTGCTGCACAAAGCAAGTTAACACGGTAAATTCAATGCCATCACTATGAATATGCTGGATGCGTTTCTGTAGTTCATAGATGCCTTTAACAAGAAAGGAGAATGTCTCCACCTTGACTTTTATCATGTTTCTTATTACAACCTTCCACCAGATTAATCATGTGGAAATAAGTAGACCCTACTAGTAGGCTACCAGCCTACCACACTGTTATCTACTCCAAGAACAGATGCAAACCAGAACCAGGGTAACtggaaaaaagaataaataaatacacaCCCAAGGAACAAGCTAGGGCCAGGCCAACCATGCCTCCCCCAACAATAGCAACGTCATATGTGTGAACTGTATGAGTAAAGCTCTGCTTGTCCTCATGCCTCTACAAAGTCAAGGAATGCAATTAAATGCAAGAATGTGCTTCTCCCAAAATAACTGAAAATCGTTGAAGAAAGCAACAGCACCAAGAGTGTAAAAAACAAGTAGCAAGCATTTGTGAAAGGATAACAAGCTACACTAAACTCCAAACATTACTAGAACAAAGGGAGGATCACTCATCATTATAAGGAGCTAGGATAAATAAAATTCACACAGAAGAGCTACAAAACTATATCATTTCTGCAAAGAAggccaaaataaataatattgacTCTCAAAATCACCTATAGCAACTCTATCCAGTATGCAATCCTCTTTTTGTGATTATGGTCAACATGTAGCATTCCCCCAGGTTTAATGTAATGCATTTATAGCGAACCCCAAATTCAAAGTTCAAAGGTTTGGAAAAAAAGCACAATTTTTAATCCACAGAAGGAAGAATAAATAATTGCCACCTTTGGAATAACAAATTACACAGTTATTGATATTTGGCGGCATTATCTCAGACCCACTTGTTAACTAATATCCTGATTATGATGAAATAATCTCTATCACTACAACAAAACTCTCAAAAATCAAATAATCATAAGAGAAATGAAATTAAGTTTCGGCCTAGAATAAGAAGCATAAGCACCAATGCGAACCAAAATTAATCACAACATACACATACTAATTCTAACAAATTACATGGTTGTTAATCTGGGTTGAAGTAGAAGCAGGTGCACTTGATCCTCCGCCACTGCACAAGTTCTTCCGCGGAACTTTTGATAAATAAGCATTAGTAGCAGCAGCAAGTTTTCTCGTGATCGCCCTGCGATGCGTTAAACGAAATGAGAAAACGAAGGCCATGTTGGCCGATTGATAAGAGCTAAGTGCTTAATTTTAGGAATTTGAAATGCGTACCTGTTCATTGTTGCAAGTGCAGGAGCTCAGCTGAGTGACGAACTTCAGCGAGGCGGAGAAGAGATTTAACTCTTGGTTCGGAACAACACTGATCTGGGTCCAGAAGAGAGGTGGATTGGATCAAGGCTAGGGTTAGTGTTTGGGCCTCGGCTGCTGGTTGGGCTTTGCTATAGTTACCTTTTtcaaattttcagttaagtaTTTGTCATCcagtctaataataataatgataataaaatcgtAAAATGCTGCAGCATAATCTATCAAAagttccatttcaaaaaaaaaattctatcaaAAGTTGTCAAGATCAGTGCAATGGCAAGTCTTATATATCGATTTTGCTGCTTTGGAATCAATCCACTATCTCATAATTTACTCTTGATAAAGTTTTAAATATCTTAAAAAATTCTaccaaaaatcaaaattcatgACAAAATatgttgatatttttttaaaggaaaTCAAATAGACGAGATCACAAAACAGAGAGCGGGGTTAAAATGGGAGGAAAAGGGTAACTCAACACAATGATTTCATCTAAAACTTTTTGCACAAAACATGCAGAAATTAAAACCCTCCCACACAGACAGCAAACACAGAGAAGAAAAATCCATTGATCCAGTAGACCGAATGCCAGCTCTAAGTGGGAGGTCATGCTTTATATCCTAACAATTTCAATCTCCTTTAAAATTTTCCCAACTACTAAAAAAAGTGGATCTTTCCTTGCCTcgcttttttccttttccttttttctaaataatatatttaaatgaaaAGTTTCATGTTTGAAATttgaacaaaatatttttttttttaaggttgCTCTCCTGTTAGTCTTGAACATTATACAAGGACGTGCTGTAGGATTAACCCATTACCTTTTAAGTGGAATTACTACAACATGAACATTCTTCTTAATAAGAATTATTGCAGTAGGATAATGGGTAGGAAGATTTGAAAGGCATTATAATATTaagattttcaaaatttaagcaATGCCTCATTCGATtgaaaattaaaccgaatcgaaattaaaattttagagtttgtaaaaactaaattaattttaaacagaaatcgatttgattcagtttaattcgattcaatttgattgattaaattttttatttttaacactttatttttaatattttaaaatttaattaaagtattttaattttaattgtggtctaatatttttatattataaaaaataatatactattattactaatcgatttaattttattaatttttttattaaaatcaaattaaattaaaataatcaaaatttttaaaataaaaactgaattgaaaaaaataaaaatttaaattaaaattttaaattaatttaatttaattattttttcgatttaaatcaaatatttattcttaatCATAATAGAATCCAAGCTTGAGAATAATACTATCGCAATACaatcaatataaatattatgttTATTACAGCATTATTgtatcaatataaatattttgtctATCACACCATTGTTGTAAGAAATGCTTAAACACATTAGAGTTCTAATTTAAGATTTTTCGTCAaacttttagtttttttatatgCGAATATGGATCTTGTAATCAAACAAGGTAAATActgtctttctttttctttttctctttctatatatatttttttgttaaattcttttttatattataattatttaaatgtgtCTTTCGtaactctattttttttccatttcctACATCCATAATTATTCACTCTCTTGCTCTGCTTTCCCACCGGACCCACTTGTTCCATGTCCAATGCCATGTAAAGCATAGCAAATCAGCATGAGAAGGCAATATGGATCAGATGCCCATCAGCAATAAAGTTCTA
The genomic region above belongs to Manihot esculenta cultivar AM560-2 chromosome 3, M.esculenta_v8, whole genome shotgun sequence and contains:
- the LOC110612007 gene encoding ubiquinone biosynthesis monooxygenase COQ6, mitochondrial translates to MNRAITRKLAAATNAYLSKVPRKNLCSGGGSSAPASTSTQINNHRHEDKQSFTHTVHTYDVAIVGGGMVGLALACSLATAPLTKHLKVAIIDSNPALGSKVSIKKEEPPDTRVSTVTPATISLFKDIGAWQYVQQHRHAYFDKMQVWDYTGLGYTKYNARDVNKDVLGCVVENKVLHGSLFSCVEDTDFQKTIYPSRLTSMSLHPSSLSTVDSSSSTEALYVKGRLAKLELSDGSSLYAKLVVGADGAKSQVRQLSGFKTTGWNYSQNAVICTVEHCVENQCAWQRFLPAGPIALLPMGDNFSNIVWTMNPKESSDCKSMNEDNFVKAVNHALDYGYGPHPRSSLLAGSDMFSWLRGNLVISANDTFEVPPKVVKLASARMAFPLSLMHAKDYASKRVVLIGDAAHAVHPLAGQGVNLGFGDAFALSRVIAEGIALGMDIGEVSLLKKYEAERKPANLTMMAILDGFQKAYSVDFGPLNVLRAAAFHGAHHISPLKKSIISYASGEHRLPLFS